From the Bombus vancouverensis nearcticus chromosome 3, iyBomVanc1_principal, whole genome shotgun sequence genome, one window contains:
- the slim gene encoding scruin like at the midline isoform X2, which yields MYTFKPFVFIKHEAQSIERPKARSGHRIVCDHKNLYSYGGFNPCIPDTDPDMQNDQTWISSKPLFKEVWKFNLVTQQWKRLPGQNNMPNELASNAVILRGNALMVYGGTGVPFGHSCSNHLYVCNVNNGRMCIVPAKGDLPEPQYGQALICHGSYLYTVGGTTGYEYTCDIHRFDLRAGIWETVYICSGRDQSEPTGRYRHELAFDGKLIYVLGGGTATEAFGFSEIPAFDLETNKWIILNTYGDNDDNTVPEPRRCHGSVQYTNEKTGVTSVVISGGYNGDHVFSDVWRLDLNLLQWTCLRKCILPCPVYFHSAALTPEGRMYTFGGIVKENNKVVRTDAVHSVWLTIPKLSEICWQALIHYYPDLRHKSQDELLHMGIPLKFVQRID from the exons ATGTATACATTTAAACCATTTGTGTTCATAAAGCACGAAGCACAGAGTATAGAACGTCCAAAAGCTAGAAGTGGACATAGAATAGTCTGTGATCATAAGAATTTATATTCTTATGGAGGGTTTAATCCCTGTATCCCTGATACTGATCCTGATATGCAAAATGATCAGACATGGATCTCTAGTAAACCACTCTTCAAAGAAGTCTGGAAGTTCAATCTTGTTACACAACAATGGAAACGCTTACCAGGTCAAAATAATATGCCCAATGAGTTGGCATCGAATGCAGTGATTTTAAGGGGCAATGCCTTGATGGTTTATGGTGGAACTGGTGTACCATTTGGTCATAGTTGTAGCAATCATCTGTATGTGTGTAATGTTAATAATGGTAGAATGTGCATAGTTCCTGCAAAAGGAGATCTACCTGAACCCCAATATGGACAAGCTTTAATATGTCATGGGTCATATTTATATACTGTCGGTGGTACTACAGGATACGAATATACTTGTGATATTCATAGATTTGATCTTAGGGCTGGTATTTGGGAGACTGTTTATATATGTTCTGGAAGAGATCAGAGTGAACCTACAGGACGATATAGACACGAATTAGCTTTTGATGGGAAACTTATATATGTTTTGGGAGGAGGAACAGCTACAGAAGCATTTGGTTTTTCG GAAATTCCTGCTTTTGACCTAGAAACAAATAAATGGATAATATTAAACACATATGGTGATAACGATGATAATACAGTGCCAGAACCTAGACGTTGTCATGGATCTGTGCAATATACAAATGAAAAAACAGGTGTCACATCAGTAGTAATCTCTGGAGGATATAATGGAGATCATGTCTTCTCTGATGTTTGGAGATTagatttaaatctgttacaatGGACATGTTTAAGGAAATGTATACTTCCATGTCCTGTGTATTTTCATTCTGCAGCTCTTACTCCGGAAGGACGCATGTATACATTTGGTGGTATCGTTAAGGAAAATAATAAG GTTGTAAGGACAGATGCAGTTCATTCTGTTTGGTTAACAATTCCTAAATTATCAGAAATATGTTGGCAAGCATTAATTCATTACTATCCAGACTTAAGGCACAAGTCACAGGATGAATTGCTTCACATGGGTATACCCCTAAAATTTGTGCAAAGAATTGATTG A
- the slim gene encoding scruin like at the midline isoform X1: MYTFKPFVFIKHEAQSIERPKARSGHRIVCDHKNLYSYGGFNPCIPDTDPDMQNDQTWISSKPLFKEVWKFNLVTQQWKRLPGQNNMPNELASNAVILRGNALMVYGGTGVPFGHSCSNHLYVCNVNNGRMCIVPAKGDLPEPQYGQALICHGSYLYTVGGTTGYEYTCDIHRFDLRAGIWETVYICSGRDQSEPTGRYRHELAFDGKLIYVLGGGTATEAFGFSEIPAFDLETNKWIILNTYGDNDDNTVPEPRRCHGSVQYTNEKTGVTSVVISGGYNGDHVFSDVWRLDLNLLQWTCLRKCILPCPVYFHSAALTPEGRMYTFGGIVKENNKVVRTDAVHSVWLTIPKLSEICWQALIHYYPDLRHKSQDELLHMGIPLKFVQRIDWYDA; the protein is encoded by the exons ATGTATACATTTAAACCATTTGTGTTCATAAAGCACGAAGCACAGAGTATAGAACGTCCAAAAGCTAGAAGTGGACATAGAATAGTCTGTGATCATAAGAATTTATATTCTTATGGAGGGTTTAATCCCTGTATCCCTGATACTGATCCTGATATGCAAAATGATCAGACATGGATCTCTAGTAAACCACTCTTCAAAGAAGTCTGGAAGTTCAATCTTGTTACACAACAATGGAAACGCTTACCAGGTCAAAATAATATGCCCAATGAGTTGGCATCGAATGCAGTGATTTTAAGGGGCAATGCCTTGATGGTTTATGGTGGAACTGGTGTACCATTTGGTCATAGTTGTAGCAATCATCTGTATGTGTGTAATGTTAATAATGGTAGAATGTGCATAGTTCCTGCAAAAGGAGATCTACCTGAACCCCAATATGGACAAGCTTTAATATGTCATGGGTCATATTTATATACTGTCGGTGGTACTACAGGATACGAATATACTTGTGATATTCATAGATTTGATCTTAGGGCTGGTATTTGGGAGACTGTTTATATATGTTCTGGAAGAGATCAGAGTGAACCTACAGGACGATATAGACACGAATTAGCTTTTGATGGGAAACTTATATATGTTTTGGGAGGAGGAACAGCTACAGAAGCATTTGGTTTTTCG GAAATTCCTGCTTTTGACCTAGAAACAAATAAATGGATAATATTAAACACATATGGTGATAACGATGATAATACAGTGCCAGAACCTAGACGTTGTCATGGATCTGTGCAATATACAAATGAAAAAACAGGTGTCACATCAGTAGTAATCTCTGGAGGATATAATGGAGATCATGTCTTCTCTGATGTTTGGAGATTagatttaaatctgttacaatGGACATGTTTAAGGAAATGTATACTTCCATGTCCTGTGTATTTTCATTCTGCAGCTCTTACTCCGGAAGGACGCATGTATACATTTGGTGGTATCGTTAAGGAAAATAATAAG GTTGTAAGGACAGATGCAGTTCATTCTGTTTGGTTAACAATTCCTAAATTATCAGAAATATGTTGGCAAGCATTAATTCATTACTATCCAGACTTAAGGCACAAGTCACAGGATGAATTGCTTCACATGGGTATACCCCTAAAATTTGTGCAAAGAATTGATTGGTATGATGcataa
- the LOC117154035 gene encoding uncharacterized protein LOC117154035 — protein sequence MYETHNPGFCYHCTGAIKKGGQTIEQEQASKDSYEFVRSIVFTRGEVDPDKILCLHLLSAHSTKWKGNDDTTIRPVTPLMEKAKNKHFSGAWNNVIPCYVVDTQVISSDTKLHEDPRKKILDDQAIYEFEEKYKQYMKNDADFERALSSNAKHTQRIMLQGIDKMPAISPHVYSLLGASHELRIKQALAEGIVRRRHAGPNTELNKLDENSLSFRLDDDDDLSSRTTTNLSTRNWIAKSYSPSRRSTIGSTFKINREITMLKPRRRKNHDAMPKDLIAIKSSTRAMKEASSKTSSTKSPFHSMFGSRQSANSLVSATLNPEMTIKKYRKCIYLNAPVKCIELRNKEYQIVPILVNYQLQALVQTVFGVLERVNPEKSKKIIDTARDMGEINKMLSRPEIQNFIQYLLGQSLVSSPESFVVSVATMANEIDLRFEGILEKEIIALTLEMPSLPSLDALITEIRNNIFLDNTRKKSEPSRNTGTTSSNPNRGKIGKKRGANITKLKNHPNWNKSKDCSKDAFAHNKSKEDNVMQLSETKCGNSLRKTSKIKAADQPRVSGNVLAKRTSNSKSWKSAQDLGHLDANHVILRRMTNTQRILVGQMCASLKTKRINNQGLIDESVPLAALIAPVLSRNSIKVLTQGTVFSNWNTTDEEEIEDNIVVPDKLTGPLLAEIRQNVGENETKRRLESFLKNEIV from the exons ATGTACGAAACTCATAATCCCGGCTTTTGCTACCATTGCACGGGCGCCATAAAAAAAGGTGGCCAGACGATAGAACAGGAGCAGGCGTCGAAAGATTCCTACGAGTTCGTGCGTTCGATAGTATTCACCAGAGGCGAGGTAGATCCTGATAAAATTCTTTGTCTCCATCTACTGTCCGCTCACAGTACGAAATGGAAAGGCAACGACGACACCACCATCAGACCCGTTACACCTTTAATGGAAAAAG CTAAGAACAAACACTTTTCTGGCGCATGGAACAACGTCATACCCTGTTACGTGGTGGACACTCAGGTAATCTCATCAGACACGAAGCTCCACGAAGATCCACGGAAGAAGATTTTGGATGATCAGGCGATTTACGAGTTCGAGGAGAAATATAAGCAGTATATGAAGAACGACGCTGATTTTGAGAGAGCTTTGTCGTCCAATGCTAAACACACGCAGAGAATAATGTTACAGGGGATTGATAAGATGCCCGCGATTTCACCTCACGTCTACTCTTTGCTTGGAGCCTCGCATGAGCTGCGGATTAAACAAGCTCTAGCCGAAGGTATAGTCAGGAGAAGACACGCTGGACCTAATACAGAATTGAACAAATTGGATGAGAATAGTTTGTCTTTTCGTctcgatgacgatgacgatctTTCCAGTAGAACAACCACGAACTTATCGACTAGAAATTGGATTGCGAAATCGTATAGTCCCTCGAGAAGGTCTACAATTGGATCCACGTTTAAAATCAATCGTGAAATTACCATGTTAAAGCCGAGACGGAGAAAGAATCACGATGCCATGCCTAAAGATCTTATTGCTATAAAATCTAGTACTAGAGCGATGAAAGAagcatcttcgaaaacttctaGCACCAAATCTCCTTTTCACAGCATGTTTGGCAGTCGACAATCCGCGAATTCTCTCGTCTCGGCCACATTAAATCCAGAGAtgacaattaaaaaatatagaaaatgtatTTATCTGAACGCACCTGTTAAATGCATCGAACTTAGAAACAAAGAATATCAAATCGTACCGATTCTTGTGAATTATCAGCTGCAAGCGTTGGTGCAGACGGTGTTTGGAGTTCTTGAACGTGTGAAtcctgaaaaatcaaagaaAATAATCGATACTGCGAGAGATATGGGAGAGATAAATAAGATGTTATCACGTccagaaatacaaaattttatacaatatctgTTGGGTCAATCGTTGGTCTCGTCCCCAGAAAGTTTCGTAGTTTCAGTAGCGACAATGGCGAATGAGATAGATCTTCGATTCGAAGGAATTCTAGAAAAGGAGATAATCGCGTTGACTCTAGAAATGCCGTCACTTCCATCTCTGGATGCTCTGATTACCGAGATacgaaataacatttttctcgataatacAAGAAAGAAATCCGAACCAAGTAGAAATACCGGTACGACATCTTCGAATCCAAATAGAGGAAAAATTGGAAAGAAAAGAGGTGCGAACATAACAAAGCTGAAAAATCATCCCAACTGGAATAAGAGTAAAGATTGCAGCAAAGATGCGTTCGCACATAACAAGTCGAAAGAAGATAATGTTATGCAACTCTCGGAGACAAAGTGTGGAAACAGCCTGAGGAAAACATCGAAGATAAAAGCGGCCGACCAACCGAGAGTTTCAGGAAATGTTCTCGCCAAACGTACTTCGAATTCCAAA TCTTGGAAGAGTGCCCAGGATCTCGGCCATTTAGACGCAAATCATGTAATATTGCGAAGAATGACGAACACTCAGAGAATCTTAGTAGGACAGATGTGTGCCTCTCTCAAGACCAAGAGAATTAATAATCAAG GTCTAATCGATGAGAGCGTACCTCTTGCTGCGCTAATTGCTCCGGTCCTTTCGCGCAATAGCATTAAAGTCTTGACACAAGGTACGGTATTTTCAAACTGGAATACCACAGATGAAGAAGAAATAGAGGATAACATTGTAGTTCCGGATAAGTTGACTGGCCCTTTGCTTGCAGAG ATACGACAAAATGTAGGAGAGAATGAAACAAAACGACGTTTGGAAAGTTTTCTAAAAAATGAAATCGTATAA
- the LOC117153846 gene encoding tubulin monoglutamylase TTLL4, with product MQADLGHPKPRKFEGSSSRCAATSTSNGCMINLNPDSDEEWLTYEKLTEIVFLRSKAKSTDHRSAFLRNNQAKSVDVIRHQSAKLAKNKSIVLKNAAQPVVFDKRADGDKATENVSPLPLRASLFPRVSPYVLFQSHDHIPKKLPKDFARLLKWKFTTSMPRVLIKILISSGYQVVNKGTDWSGVWNLSSKDTARYQRMKSFQKMNNIPGSENIGNKDLLWTHLNRMSRKFGPQEYNFMPRTYVLPKEIQKFESMWSRHGMGTTWIIKPPSAGRGQGIKIVNQWWEIPKWHSVIIQRYITRPKLINGLKFDLRIYVLLTSINPMRIYVYKEGLVRFASVRYVRGANLSDKYMHLTNSSVNKQNPAYVVNDGVNSFKGHKWSFASLWSYLRQERVDVADLWSRIKDIIVKTFISVESSMNATILQSLVSSYTCYELYGFDVLLDEGLRPWLLEVNILPSLQTDSPLDIAIKGPLVKDVLNVAGYQIPKNEQISSNGVCNKKYDSIGHNYRLYSTALNLHEKTKQNEINAMQTRDEYLDGILQNLTRDDLRQLIRYEDELSQADNFEKLFPTKDSYLYFKFFEVERYYDRLLDAWEYRYSDNRKEGIRRLQRHCETMQHLDQATD from the exons ATGCAGGCTGACCTTGGCCATCCTAAACCACGGAAATTCGAAGGCTCGTCGAGTCGATGCGCGGCCACCAGTACCTCCAATGGCTGCATGATTAACCTTAATCCAGACTCCGACGAAGAATGGTTGACGTACGAAAAACTCACGGAGATAGTTTTCCTTCGTTCGAAGGCGAAATCGACCGATCATCGATCTGCCTTCTTACGTAACAATCAAGCTAAATCTGTGGACGTTATACGACATCAATCGGCGAAATTAGCGAAGAACAAGAGCATTGTTCTGAAAAATGCGGCTCAACCGGTTGTTTTCGATAAACGGGCCGATGGAGATAAGGCTACCGAGAATGTTTCGCCACTGCCGTTGAGGGCGAGCCTTTTCCCTCGTGTCTCGCCCTACGTTCTTTTCCAAAGTCACGATCATATACCCAAAAAACTGCCGAAGGATTTTGCTCGACTTCTTAAATGGAAATTTACCACATCTATGCCTAGGGTTTTAATCAAAATTTTAATCAGTTCTGGATATCAAGTGGTGAATAAAGGAACTGACTGGTCTGGCGTTTGGAACTTATCCAGTAAAGACACGGCGAGGTATCAACGTATGAAAAGCTTTCAAAAG ATGAACAACATACCAGGATCTGAAAATATAGGCAACAAGGACCTGTTATGGACGCACTTGAATAGAATGTCGCGAAAGTTCGGCCCTCAGGAATATAACTTTATGCCAAGAACGTACGTACTGCCGAAGGAGATACAGAAATTCGAAAGCATGTGGAGCAGACACGGTATGGGTACCACGTGGATAATTAAACCGCCGTCAGCGGGTCGTGGCCAGGGTATCAAGATTGTTAATCAATGGTGGGAGATACCAAAGTGGCATTCGGTAATCATTCAACGATACATCACCAGACCGAAACTCATTAACGGCTTGAAATTCGATCTGCGAATTTACGTTCTCCTAACAAGCATTAACCCGATGAGAATTTATGTCTACAAAGAGGGCTTGGTTCGTTTCGCCTCGGTCAG ATACGTTCGTGGAGCAAATCTAAGCGACAAATACATGCACCTAACCAACAGCAGCGTGAACAAACAAAATCCAGCGTACGTGGTAAACGATGGAGTGAATTCGTTCAAAGGACACAAATGGTCCTTCGCGAGTTTATGGTCGTATCTGAGGCAGGAAAGGGTGGACGTCGCTGACCTATGGTCCCGGATCAAGGATATCATCGTTAAGACTTTCATATCCGTGGAATCGAGCATGAACGCGACTATTTTACAGAGTTTGGTCTCCAGTTACACCTGTTACGAATTGTACGGGTTCGACGTACTTCTCGACGAGGGTTTAAGACCGTGGTTACTCGAAGTGAACATTCTACCGTCGCTGCAGACAGACTCGCCACTCGATATCGCTATTAAG GGCCCTCTGGTGAAGGACGTGTTAAACGTGGCTGGCTACCAAATCCCCAAGAACGAGCAAATTTCGAGCAACGGTGTTTGCAATAAAAAGTACGACTCGATCGGCCATAATTACAGATTGTACAGCACGGCCTTGAACCTTCATGAGAAAACGAAACAGAACGAAATCAACGCGATGCAGACCCGCGACGAGTACCTGGATGGAATCTTGCAGAATTTGACGAGGGACGACCTGAGGCAGCTGATCCGCTACGAGGACGAGCTCAGTCAAGCTGATAACTTTGAGAAACTATTCCCTACCAAGGATTCTTATTTGTATTTCAAATTCTTCGAGGTCGAAAGATACTACGATCGATTACTGGACGCCTGGGAATATCGTTACTCCGATAACAGAAAGGAAGGAATTCGTAGACTGCAACGACATTGCGAAACGATGCAGCACTTAGATCAAGCCACCGATTGA